The DNA region ATATATTCGCCGGAGGTCGGGCGGTCCAGGCAGCCGATCGTGTTCATCATTGTGGATTTGCCCGAGCCCGATGGTCCCATGATCGACACCATCTCCCCGCGCCGGATCGTGAACGACACGCCGCGCAGGGCATGGACTTCGAACTCGCCCATGATGTAGGTCTTCTTCAGGTCGCGCGCTTCGATCACCAGATCCATATCAGCCACCGAACATGCCTCCAGTAAAGAATGACGGCGGATTGAGAATGATCAGATCGCCTTCCTTGACATCCCCGTCCAACAGCACGCTCATCGTATCGGATGAAGCGCCGAGTCGGATTCGGACCTGAACGGGACTGCCGTTCACAAGCACGTACACCACCCGCTCCCCATCCACCAAACGGACTGCGCGGTTGGGAATGAGCAGGACGTCCTTGACCTCGTCCACCACGATGCTGACGGCGGCGGTCATGCCGGGTTTCACAAGTTCGTCGGCGTCGGTCAACTCGATGGTGACCGTAAAACTGACCAAACCCTGAAGCGTCTCCCCGACCTGCCCCACTTGCACGACCCTGCCTTTATATTCCTTGTTCAAGATCGCATCGAACAGGAGGGTCGCATCCTGCCCGATCCGAACGTTGTTGATATCCACCTCGGAGACCTGCACATCCACCAACAGGCTGGAGAGATCGTCAATGCGGAACCCCGTCACCCCGGCAGAGACCTGATCTCCCGCAGTGGGGATCACCTGGGTGATCGTGCCGTCAAAAGGCGCGCTGAGATACGCCAGCCGGAGGGTTGCTTGCGCGGCGGCGACACGCGCCTGTGCGGCTGCCACTTCCTCCGAATCGGGTCCCTTCAGCAGGCGGTCATAGGCGCGGCGGGCGTCGTTAAGGCGCGCCTCTGCAAGGGCGAGGTCCTTGTCCGCCTGATCGATCATCGCCTGGCTGGCGAAGCCCTTGTACTTCTTGATATTCTTTAAGTTACCGTCGTCGTCGTAGATATAATCGGTCAGGTCGATCTTTCCGTTCAAACGGATGCGCCAGTTATGGGCGCTGTCATATTTGACCTTCGCCCTGTCCACAGCCTGCTGCGCCTCCAACAGCGCCGTATTCGACGTGAGCAGGTCCTCCAGCATCTTTTCCGCGTTCACCAGGTCCGCTTCGGCGAGGATGATGCTCTGGTTGAGGGATGATTTTTCAAGGCTGGCAAGCACAAAGTCACGTGAGACGCGGTCTCCAACTTCCGCGTTGACGGAGTCTACGATGCCGCTCGTCTGCCAGATCAAGGCGGCGCTTTGTCTTGCCCGCACACTGCCCGTCGCGCCGACCGAGGCGATCAGGTTTCCCTGTTCAGCCGGAACGGTCTGGAAGGCAACGGCTTCATTGCCGCCCCGCTGTGTAAGGAAATACACGACCAGAATAACCGCCGCGATCCCTGCAAAGATCCAGATCCGGCGGGCATGTTTCGATAAGAACTGTTTCATTATGGTGATCCTCCAAAATACAGTCAGCCTTCATTAAGGCAATCTTACTGTTTATTTGTCACAATTCCATAACCTACGCGTGGAAGTTGTAAAAGTTTTTTTGCCGTCAATGATTTTAATGCACAGATGGATTGTAAAGGTGTTTTTTTATAGTACCATTAACCAATGTCTAATGATAAATTCATGACGATTGTCTCCCGCTTTTGTGACATTTACGCCTGTATCTGTCCAATTAGATTAGGTATCATCCCTAGGAAGATTTTATACGTAGACTTTTCCCAAATTCGGAGGTTTCATGCAGGCAGTCCCAAGTGAATTTTTAGCAATCGACCGCAAGGAGCGCGCCAACCGCCCGTTCTTTGATCTTGACTTGCGCCCTGCCGACACGCGCACCTGTGATTTCGACGATGTCGTCATCGAGTTCGAACCCGAACGCGCCATGGTCGAGGCGTCACGCTGCATTCACTGCCCGGACCCGGCTCCCTGCATGGTTGCCTGCCCAACCGCCAACGACATCCCCTCCGCCATGTGGCTGATCGAACAGGGACGCTTCACCGAGGCGGCTGCCATTTATCACAAAACCAGTTCGCTCCCGGAGATCTGCGGACGCGTCTGCCCGCACGAAGCATTGTGCCAGGGCTCGTGCGTGCTCAACAAACATGACGCCCCGGTCTTGTGCGGCGAACTGGAGGCTTTTGCCGTAGACTACGAACGCCGTTCGCGCGGACATTTCATCCCCGTCGGTGTATTAAATGGAAAAAAGGTCGCCGTCATCGGCGCTGGACCCGCCGGCTTGGGCTGTGCGGATATTCTGGTTCAAAAAGGCTACGATGTCACCATCTTTGAATCCAAGCCTGCGCCCGGCGGTTTGCTGGTGTATGGCATCCCCAACTTCAAACTACCGAAAGACGTCTGGCAGGAAAAATGGGAGGAGTTCGAACGCGCCGGCGTGAAGTTTGTCCCCAACACCTACATCGGCAGGGACAAGACCATTGACCAGCTTTTCGAGGA from Anaerolineales bacterium includes:
- a CDS encoding efflux RND transporter periplasmic adaptor subunit, with the translated sequence MKQFLSKHARRIWIFAGIAAVILVVYFLTQRGGNEAVAFQTVPAEQGNLIASVGATGSVRARQSAALIWQTSGIVDSVNAEVGDRVSRDFVLASLEKSSLNQSIILAEADLVNAEKMLEDLLTSNTALLEAQQAVDRAKVKYDSAHNWRIRLNGKIDLTDYIYDDDGNLKNIKKYKGFASQAMIDQADKDLALAEARLNDARRAYDRLLKGPDSEEVAAAQARVAAAQATLRLAYLSAPFDGTITQVIPTAGDQVSAGVTGFRIDDLSSLLVDVQVSEVDINNVRIGQDATLLFDAILNKEYKGRVVQVGQVGETLQGLVSFTVTIELTDADELVKPGMTAAVSIVVDEVKDVLLIPNRAVRLVDGERVVYVLVNGSPVQVRIRLGASSDTMSVLLDGDVKEGDLIILNPPSFFTGGMFGG